In Leptodesmis sichuanensis A121, the following are encoded in one genomic region:
- a CDS encoding M16 family metallopeptidase, which produces MSFPTHLHRYTRLSLLFAGCLTLTLISGTPVFSQPASSQSIATDSALLAKPSVLSQKAAISQKTATSTSPSTPSLTQGVRRTVLSNGLTVLTKEVNTLPVVTVQVWYRVGSRNEAPGVNGIAHQLEHLMFKGTKERPIQFGRFFSALGSDSNAFTSYDMTAYFGTVEQDKLNALLVLEADRMRNSLIGENELASEKRVVISELQGYENSPSYRLSRAVMRQALPNSPYGLTVGGTKADVEKFTVDQVRYYYDTYYRPDNATLIVVGNFKTDELLQQIEATFGQIPKPTTPLPKDVPVADLETKLASGASSANREPIVLREPGSAFLLHAVYPLPSVSHPDVPALQLMDYILTGGRSSRLYQSLVESGLASGAEGGSANMIAGGWYEFSVTAAPGKDLKEVDRALQQVVTDLREKGVTAEELKRAKAQLRASIILRNRDITSQAYQLGDDQLSTGDYRYTERLLAAIEKVTAADVQRVASTYLAPSRRTVGFFEPTTVGGTPGTSTGGVSQISENFSPGVPVDPAELARYLPATPTLARPVNQPLPEKLTLKNGLQILLLRDRSTPTVTLSGHIQAGTAYDQAETAGLASLTANNLMNGTKTQDALAIAKALENRGASLAFGANREGVAIAGEALTSDLPTLIQVLADVLQNANFPDKELELSRQRALTALKLELDNPGRLARRTFQQKVYPASHPFHTFPSETSLKQITREDLVRFYQTHYQPDRTVLTLVGDFDPIGVRNLLVKELGSWQNKATDAQLTYPTVPLPQSTTRLNPMLPGKTQSVTFMGYNAIDRKDPRYYASLVMNQILGGDTLSSRLGTEIRDRQGLTYGIYSAFQAGIHPGPFLISMQTAPEDADRAITSTIKLLQQIREQGVTPAEVAAAKRSLTSAYPVELASPDALANALLMNKVYGLPLDEIRRFPAQIEAVTLEQVNQVIKDLLHPDNLVIVTAGPPTTTSQTQSNQ; this is translated from the coding sequence ATGTCCTTTCCTACTCACCTTCATCGCTACACCCGTTTGAGTCTGTTATTTGCTGGATGCTTAACCCTGACACTGATATCTGGCACCCCTGTTTTCTCTCAACCCGCTTCATCCCAATCCATTGCAACCGATAGCGCTCTACTGGCAAAACCCAGCGTTCTCAGTCAAAAAGCTGCTATTAGCCAAAAAACGGCCACCTCGACCAGTCCATCTACCCCTTCCCTGACTCAGGGAGTCCGGAGAACAGTTTTGAGTAATGGCCTGACAGTCTTGACCAAAGAAGTGAATACGCTTCCAGTAGTGACAGTACAGGTCTGGTATCGCGTCGGTTCCCGCAATGAAGCTCCGGGTGTGAATGGCATTGCTCACCAGTTGGAGCACCTGATGTTTAAGGGCACGAAGGAACGTCCGATTCAATTTGGCCGATTTTTCAGTGCATTAGGGAGTGACTCGAATGCCTTTACCAGCTACGACATGACAGCTTACTTCGGTACGGTGGAGCAGGATAAGTTGAATGCGCTGCTGGTGCTGGAAGCCGATCGTATGCGCAATTCTCTGATCGGCGAGAATGAATTAGCCAGCGAAAAACGGGTGGTGATTTCAGAATTGCAGGGCTACGAGAATAGCCCCAGTTATCGCCTGAGCCGAGCCGTCATGCGACAAGCCTTGCCCAACAGTCCCTATGGCTTGACCGTTGGGGGCACCAAGGCCGATGTGGAAAAATTTACCGTGGATCAGGTGCGCTATTATTACGACACCTACTACCGTCCCGATAATGCCACCCTGATTGTGGTGGGCAACTTCAAGACCGATGAGTTGCTGCAGCAGATTGAAGCCACCTTTGGGCAAATCCCTAAACCAACGACACCATTGCCGAAAGATGTGCCGGTTGCCGATCTTGAAACCAAACTTGCAAGTGGGGCAAGTTCTGCAAATCGGGAGCCAATTGTGTTGAGGGAACCGGGCAGTGCCTTTTTACTGCATGCGGTCTATCCCTTGCCGTCAGTGAGTCATCCGGATGTGCCTGCCCTGCAACTCATGGACTACATTTTAACGGGCGGCAGAAGTTCCCGTCTCTATCAATCTCTGGTGGAAAGTGGACTGGCCAGTGGAGCCGAGGGAGGATCTGCCAACATGATTGCGGGCGGGTGGTATGAGTTTTCAGTCACGGCGGCTCCTGGCAAGGACTTGAAAGAGGTGGATCGGGCGTTACAGCAAGTGGTTACAGACTTGCGCGAGAAAGGAGTGACTGCCGAAGAGTTGAAGCGGGCCAAGGCGCAGTTGCGAGCCTCGATCATCTTGCGTAATCGCGACATTACCAGTCAGGCTTATCAGTTAGGAGATGATCAACTTTCCACAGGAGATTACCGCTATACCGAACGCCTCTTAGCCGCGATCGAAAAAGTAACGGCAGCCGATGTGCAACGGGTGGCCAGCACCTACCTGGCTCCCAGCCGTCGAACGGTGGGCTTTTTTGAACCCACTACGGTGGGAGGAACACCAGGAACCAGTACAGGCGGGGTCTCTCAAATCAGCGAAAATTTTAGCCCTGGAGTTCCTGTAGATCCGGCAGAATTGGCCAGGTACTTACCCGCAACTCCAACCCTGGCGCGACCAGTAAATCAACCGCTGCCCGAAAAGCTGACGCTGAAGAATGGTTTACAGATTCTGTTATTGCGCGATCGCAGTACCCCAACCGTTACCCTCAGTGGCCACATTCAGGCTGGTACCGCTTACGATCAAGCGGAAACTGCAGGATTAGCCAGCCTCACCGCCAATAACCTGATGAACGGCACTAAAACTCAGGATGCACTGGCGATCGCCAAAGCTTTAGAGAATCGGGGAGCCAGCCTTGCCTTTGGAGCCAATCGAGAAGGGGTGGCAATTGCTGGCGAGGCTCTAACGTCAGATTTGCCAACCTTGATTCAGGTACTGGCTGATGTGCTGCAAAATGCTAACTTCCCGGATAAAGAATTAGAACTGAGCCGTCAACGGGCATTAACCGCACTGAAACTGGAACTGGATAATCCTGGCCGTCTGGCACGCCGTACCTTCCAGCAGAAAGTTTATCCAGCCAGCCATCCTTTTCATACCTTTCCCAGCGAAACCAGCCTGAAACAGATCACCCGCGAGGATCTGGTGCGCTTCTACCAAACCCACTACCAGCCCGATCGCACCGTCTTAACCTTGGTGGGAGACTTTGACCCGATCGGCGTGCGTAACCTCCTGGTCAAAGAGTTGGGAAGCTGGCAGAACAAGGCCACAGATGCCCAACTGACCTACCCAACGGTGCCCCTGCCGCAAAGCACGACCCGTCTGAATCCTATGCTGCCTGGGAAAACTCAGTCCGTTACCTTCATGGGCTACAACGCGATTGATCGTAAAGATCCCCGCTATTACGCCTCACTGGTGATGAATCAGATTCTCGGCGGCGATACCCTATCCAGCCGTCTGGGCACCGAAATTCGCGATCGCCAGGGACTGACCTACGGGATTTACAGTGCGTTTCAGGCCGGAATACATCCTGGCCCTTTCCTGATCTCGATGCAAACGGCTCCGGAGGATGCCGATCGCGCTATCACCAGCACTATTAAACTGTTGCAGCAAATTCGAGAACAGGGCGTAACTCCGGCTGAAGTGGCTGCAGCCAAGCGATCGCTGACCAGCGCTTATCCGGTTGAACTGGCTTCCCCCGATGCTCTAGCTAACGCTTTACTGATGAACAAGGTCTACGGATTGCCCCTGGATGAGATTCGCCGATTTCCTGCCCAAATTGAGGCTGTCACCCTGGAACAAGTCAATCAGGTGATCAAAGACCTGTTGCACCCCGACAATCTGGTAATTGTCACCGCTGGCCCACCCACTACCACCTCCCAAACCCAGAGCAACCAGTAG
- a CDS encoding energy-coupling factor ABC transporter ATP-binding protein, with protein sequence MHHNPITITNLSYAYADGTQALTDINLSIRATERVALVGANGSGKSTLLLHFNGLLMAQTGNVVVGELPIEPQNLKAVRNFVGLVFQNPDDQLFMPTVWEDVTFGPLNQGLRGTALKERAIAAMQAVGLDAESYGPRNANNLSGGEKKRVAIAGVLAMKPQVLVLDEPSAQLDPRSRRQLIQLLDSLPLTQLLATHDLDLALELCDRTVVLAEGRIVYDGPTERIMSNAELLEQYALEMPLSYSRPYCLISHAPVV encoded by the coding sequence ATGCACCACAACCCGATTACGATTACCAACTTGAGTTATGCTTACGCGGACGGCACTCAAGCGCTGACAGATATTAACCTCTCCATTCGGGCGACGGAACGGGTGGCACTGGTCGGAGCGAATGGGTCAGGCAAGTCAACCCTATTGCTCCACTTTAATGGGTTACTGATGGCTCAAACGGGAAACGTTGTTGTTGGGGAGTTGCCGATCGAGCCTCAGAACTTAAAAGCCGTGCGCAATTTTGTCGGCCTGGTGTTTCAGAATCCGGATGATCAGTTATTCATGCCAACCGTTTGGGAGGATGTGACGTTTGGCCCGCTGAATCAGGGGTTACGGGGAACTGCACTCAAGGAACGGGCGATCGCCGCGATGCAAGCGGTAGGGCTGGATGCTGAGTCCTATGGCCCCCGCAATGCTAATAATTTGTCGGGTGGAGAAAAGAAGCGGGTAGCGATCGCGGGCGTGCTGGCGATGAAACCGCAGGTGTTGGTGCTGGATGAACCCTCTGCCCAGCTTGACCCCCGCAGTCGTCGGCAACTCATTCAGTTACTGGATTCTCTGCCGCTGACCCAACTGCTTGCCACCCATGATTTAGACCTGGCTCTGGAACTGTGCGATCGTACCGTTGTGTTAGCCGAGGGACGGATTGTTTATGATGGGCCAACCGAGCGGATTATGAGCAATGCGGAGTTGCTGGAGCAATATGCGCTGGAAATGCCCCTCAGCTATAGCCGTCCCTACTGCCTGATCAGCCATGCTCCGGTGGTATAG
- a CDS encoding cupredoxin domain-containing protein — protein MPPEKYGRMTVYPTTMQTFKLIMLQNLRHRSLQLCLSLFLGLLMWLAITAPSKAATSNARSDLLRQPPIAINVSLGNAANELKFFPDTLQFTAGKRYKLILTNPSNSKHYFTAKDFADSIWSQKVEAGGVEVKGAISELELKPGATAEWVFVPIKSGTYELHCSIPGHAEAGMVGKLGIAASGKAA, from the coding sequence ATGCCGCCAGAAAAGTATGGCAGGATGACCGTATATCCAACTACCATGCAAACGTTTAAATTGATCATGTTGCAAAATCTCAGACATCGCAGCCTGCAACTCTGCCTCAGCCTGTTTCTTGGGTTGCTCATGTGGTTAGCCATCACCGCTCCCAGCAAAGCAGCTACCTCCAATGCCAGATCTGATTTATTACGCCAACCGCCGATCGCAATCAATGTCAGCCTGGGCAATGCCGCCAATGAATTGAAGTTTTTTCCAGACACCCTGCAATTTACAGCGGGGAAACGGTATAAACTCATCCTTACTAATCCCAGCAACAGCAAACACTACTTCACCGCAAAGGACTTTGCCGATAGTATCTGGTCGCAAAAAGTGGAAGCGGGCGGTGTTGAAGTGAAAGGGGCCATCAGTGAACTGGAATTAAAACCGGGGGCAACTGCCGAGTGGGTCTTTGTGCCTATTAAATCCGGCACCTATGAACTGCATTGTTCAATTCCAGGTCATGCCGAGGCAGGCATGGTTGGGAAACTAGGAATTGCTGCTTCAGGAAAGGCGGCTTAG
- the map gene encoding type I methionyl aminopeptidase produces MNLLSQLLNQPALPAPSKQRRGIEIKSPREIDIMRQASRIVATVLKEIAELVEPGMTTADLDAHAEKRIREMGATPSFKGYHGFPGSICSSLNQEVVHGIPSKRKVIRSGDVLKVDTGAYFEGFHGDSCITIAVGEVTPAAKRLIQVAEEALYKGIEQVRAGAFLLDLAGAIEDHVKANGYTVVEDFTGHGVGRNLHEEPSVFNFRTHQMPNVKLRAGMTLAIEPIVNAGSKVTRILSDRWTAVTVDNSLSAQFEHTVLVTDTGYEILTDRTHL; encoded by the coding sequence ATGAACCTTTTGTCTCAACTGCTGAACCAACCTGCCCTACCCGCTCCCAGCAAACAACGTCGTGGCATTGAAATTAAGTCCCCCCGTGAAATTGACATCATGCGACAGGCATCCCGGATCGTGGCCACGGTGTTGAAGGAGATTGCCGAACTGGTCGAACCGGGAATGACCACAGCAGATCTGGATGCTCATGCAGAAAAGCGAATTCGGGAAATGGGAGCTACCCCCAGTTTCAAAGGCTATCATGGCTTTCCTGGCTCTATTTGCTCCTCCCTGAATCAGGAAGTCGTCCACGGAATTCCCAGTAAGCGCAAAGTCATCCGCTCTGGCGATGTGTTGAAGGTAGACACCGGGGCTTACTTTGAAGGCTTTCACGGCGACTCCTGCATCACGATCGCGGTCGGAGAAGTCACTCCTGCGGCCAAGAGACTCATTCAGGTTGCCGAAGAAGCTCTCTATAAAGGCATTGAGCAGGTACGTGCCGGAGCCTTTCTGCTGGATCTGGCAGGGGCGATCGAAGATCACGTTAAAGCCAACGGATACACTGTGGTGGAAGATTTTACCGGACATGGTGTGGGACGCAATCTCCATGAAGAACCTTCCGTGTTTAACTTCCGCACCCATCAAATGCCCAACGTCAAACTGCGGGCAGGCATGACTCTGGCGATCGAACCAATCGTCAATGCCGGATCCAAGGTGACTCGTATTCTCAGCGATCGCTGGACGGCGGTAACCGTGGATAATTCCCTCTCCGCTCAGTTTGAACACACGGTTCTGGTAACGGATACAGGCTACGAAATTTTGACCGATCGCACCCATCTCTAA
- a CDS encoding PDGLE domain-containing protein: MEIVMTRDRLNTRNRALIVAGLGTALLIAIFLSPFASKDPDGLDRVSQDLKFDQKAAEDHPGKQLPFYLVFEEYALRGVPEPIATPIAGLVGTLAAFGLAWGIGKLVIPKASAATPPHSDEPLE, from the coding sequence GTGGAGATTGTGATGACTCGCGATCGCCTCAATACTCGCAATCGTGCCCTGATCGTTGCTGGCCTGGGTACGGCATTGCTGATTGCTATTTTTCTGTCCCCGTTTGCCAGCAAGGATCCCGATGGCCTGGATCGGGTTTCCCAGGATCTGAAATTTGATCAAAAGGCCGCTGAGGATCATCCTGGTAAGCAGCTTCCCTTTTATCTGGTGTTCGAGGAATATGCTCTGCGGGGCGTGCCAGAACCGATCGCCACTCCGATCGCTGGCCTGGTAGGAACTCTCGCCGCCTTTGGCCTGGCCTGGGGCATTGGCAAACTGGTGATTCCCAAAGCGTCGGCAGCAACTCCGCCCCACTCCGACGAGCCGTTGGAGTAG
- the cbiQ gene encoding cobalt ECF transporter T component CbiQ has product MLLLHLGSIHLDVDSKRSTLWHTLVPQTRVLCVVLSVFAISFTPNGQWWTWAVYAIGILGLLLLSQVTWAILLRRLMVESAFVGVVLLGTLFREGGQVLWQWGWLKITTAGLTILGSVTVKAVLCLILLNVLTLTTSVPLLLHALVALKVPPLLVAIMASMYRYIAVLVDEFTSMRRAALSRNLMGNRNWQRLVIGNMFGSLFIRTYEQGERVHQAMLSRGYEGIPPVADLPTGSRLDLMALTLTILVVLVGQAIYLF; this is encoded by the coding sequence ATGCTCTTGCTGCACCTGGGATCTATCCATCTGGATGTAGATAGCAAACGTTCCACTCTCTGGCATACTCTGGTGCCTCAGACCAGAGTGCTGTGTGTGGTTCTCTCGGTTTTTGCCATTTCCTTTACCCCCAATGGTCAGTGGTGGACGTGGGCTGTCTACGCGATCGGAATTCTAGGACTGCTCTTGCTCAGCCAGGTCACCTGGGCAATCCTACTCCGGCGGCTGATGGTGGAGTCTGCCTTTGTTGGTGTTGTCCTGCTGGGAACCTTATTTCGTGAGGGAGGGCAGGTGCTGTGGCAATGGGGCTGGCTCAAAATCACGACGGCTGGATTAACCATCTTAGGCAGTGTCACAGTAAAAGCGGTGCTCTGCCTGATCCTGCTTAATGTATTGACTCTTACCACTTCGGTTCCGCTGCTGCTGCATGCACTCGTGGCTCTGAAGGTGCCGCCGCTCCTGGTAGCGATTATGGCATCCATGTATCGTTACATTGCCGTGCTGGTTGATGAATTTACCTCCATGCGGCGAGCAGCCCTGTCTCGAAATTTGATGGGTAACCGCAACTGGCAACGATTAGTGATTGGCAATATGTTTGGTTCCCTATTCATCCGCACCTATGAACAGGGGGAACGAGTGCATCAAGCCATGCTGTCACGAGGCTATGAAGGTATCCCTCCTGTTGCTGATCTGCCAACAGGTAGCAGATTAGACCTGATGGCCTTAACACTGACGATTCTGGTAGTGCTTGTGGGACAGGCGATCTATTTGTTCTAA
- a CDS encoding energy-coupling factor ABC transporter permease — protein MLTVLASGALQGNRMSSLLAMHIPDGFLSLPVSLVTWVVAIALIAICLKRVQAEYQERAVPLMGVCAAFIFAAQMINFPIPGGTSGHLLGGTLAGVLLGPWAGSLVMAVVFIVQSVMFQDGGLTVLGANIFNMGLIGTFGGYYLYRAIRFAIGRDRWVGMATGIAVAAWTSVVVAATAVAFQLALSGTVPLAVALAAMTGWHVLIGIGEAIISVVTVSFIWRTRPDLFYDPPRKQRSAVRPLVSR, from the coding sequence ATGCTCACAGTTCTGGCTTCAGGTGCATTGCAGGGTAACAGGATGTCTTCCCTGCTGGCGATGCACATTCCCGATGGGTTTTTAAGTCTGCCCGTCAGTTTGGTGACCTGGGTTGTTGCGATCGCCCTGATCGCCATTTGTTTAAAGCGGGTGCAAGCGGAATATCAGGAACGGGCTGTTCCTCTCATGGGAGTTTGTGCCGCCTTCATTTTTGCTGCTCAGATGATTAATTTTCCGATTCCGGGTGGAACTTCTGGACACCTGTTGGGCGGCACCTTAGCTGGGGTGTTATTAGGCCCCTGGGCGGGTTCCCTGGTGATGGCGGTGGTGTTTATTGTCCAGAGTGTGATGTTTCAGGATGGAGGGTTGACTGTTCTGGGTGCCAATATTTTCAACATGGGGTTGATTGGCACGTTTGGCGGCTACTACCTGTATCGGGCGATTCGTTTTGCGATTGGGCGCGATCGCTGGGTAGGGATGGCAACGGGCATCGCCGTCGCCGCATGGACCAGTGTGGTCGTGGCAGCGACGGCTGTTGCTTTTCAGTTAGCTTTGTCGGGCACGGTGCCATTAGCAGTTGCACTGGCGGCGATGACAGGGTGGCATGTGTTGATTGGCATTGGTGAAGCGATTATTTCGGTGGTGACGGTCAGTTTTATCTGGCGTACCCGACCTGATTTGTTTTACGATCCGCCTCGGAAGCAACGTTCTGCGGTTCGTCCGCTAGTGTCTCGTTAA
- the rplS gene encoding 50S ribosomal protein L19 has translation MHAQEIIRSIEAEQMKTNLPVIYVGDTVKVGVIIQEGGKERTQPYEGVVIAKRGSGINQNITVRRIFQGIGVERVFLLHSPRIESVKVLRRGKARRAKLYYLRNRVGKATRLKQRFDRAI, from the coding sequence ATGCACGCCCAGGAAATTATCCGCTCCATTGAAGCGGAACAAATGAAAACAAATCTGCCAGTCATTTACGTGGGTGACACGGTAAAAGTCGGTGTCATCATTCAAGAAGGTGGCAAAGAACGGACTCAGCCCTACGAAGGGGTGGTGATTGCGAAACGAGGCTCTGGCATCAACCAGAACATCACTGTAAGACGAATCTTTCAAGGCATTGGGGTAGAACGGGTATTCCTGCTCCATTCCCCCCGCATCGAAAGTGTCAAGGTATTACGTCGTGGTAAAGCCCGTCGCGCCAAACTCTACTATCTGCGGAATCGGGTGGGTAAAGCGACTCGCCTCAAACAACGGTTCGATCGCGCGATCTAG